The following proteins are co-located in the Tripterygium wilfordii isolate XIE 37 chromosome 2, ASM1340144v1, whole genome shotgun sequence genome:
- the LOC120015527 gene encoding 3-epi-6-deoxocathasterone 23-monooxygenase CYP90D1, translating to MEIMWIIVTSTLVLLPSITIVVVYKNYNNNSRIRSSSSSSPNTCKLPLGSLGWPFIGETIDFVSCAYSDRPESFTDKRRRLYGKVFKTHIFGTPTVVSTDAEVNKFILQSDAKAFVPSYPKSLTELMGKSSILSIHGSLQRRIHGLIGSFFKSTDLKAQITTEMQQYVLKSMHNWREDKPVYLQDEAKNIAFQVLVKVLISLDPGEEMKLLKKQFQEFISGLMSLPVNVPGTQLHRSLQAKKKMVKLVQKIMQSKRVGGIPMVPRDVVDVLLNDASEQLTDGLIADNMIDMMIPGEDSVPVLMTLAVKFLSDCPAALQQLQEENMKLKRHKDEVGEKLCWSDYLSLPFTQTVITETLRLGNVIIGVMRKAMKDVEIKGYLIPKGWCAFAYFRSVHLDETFYDWPYEFNPWRWQDKDMSNCNFTPFGGGQRLCPGLDLARLEASIFLHHLVTQFRWVAEEDTIVNFPTVRMKRRMPVWVTRTSSSS from the exons ATGGAAATTATGTGGATTATTGTGACATCAACACTAGTTTTGTTGCCCAGCATCACCATAGTTGTTGTGTACAAGAACTACAACAATAACAGCAGAATCCgatcatcttcttcatcgtcGCCAAACACATGCAAGCTCCCTTTAGGCTCACTTGGATGGCCTTTTATCGGCGAGACCATCGACTTCGTTTCTTGTGCTTACTCCGACCGCCCTGAAAGCTTCACCGACAAACGCCGCCGTCT gtATGGGAAGGTGTTCAAGACACACATATTTGGGACTCCAACAGTCGTGTCCACAGATGCTGAAGTGAATAAATTTATTCTACAAAGTGATGCAAAGGCTTTCGTCCCGTCTTACCCGAAATCGCTCACTGAATTGATGGGAAAATCCTCCATTTTGAGTATCCATGGGAGCTTACAAAGGAGAATCCATGGACTCATAGGATCTTTCTTTAAGTCTACAGATCTAAAAGCTCAAATCACCACTGAAATGCAGCAATATGTGCTGAAATCAATGCACAATTGGAGAGAAGACAAGCCTGTTTACTTACAAGATGAAGCCAAGAAT ATTGCTTTTCAAGTACTAGTCAAGGTATTGATTAGCTTGGATCCAGGTGAAGAAATGAAGCTTCTAAAGAAACAATTTCAAGAATTCATCTCTGGCCTCATGTCTTTACCTGTTAATGTACCAGGAACTCAACTTCATCGATCGTTACAG GCCAAGAAGAAAATGGTTAAGTTGGTCCAAAAAATTATGCAGTCTAAAAGGGTTGGTGGGATCCCCATGGTTCCAAGGGATGTGGTGGATGTATTGCTGAATGATGCCAGTGAGCAATTAACAGATGGTCTAATAGCAGATAATATGATCGATATGATGATACCAGGCGAGGATTCAGTGCCGGTACTGATGACACTTGCTGTTAAATTCCTTTCAGACTGTCCTGCAGCTCTTCAACAGTTACAG GAGGAAAACATGAAGCTGAAAAGGCACAAAGATGAAGTTGGAGAGAAACTGTGTTGGAGTGACTATTTATCATTGCCGTTTACACAGACA GTAATCACAGAAACATTGAGGCTGGGAAATGTTATAATTGGGGTTATGAGAAAGGCAATGAAAGATGTGGAGATAAAAGGGTATTTGATACCAAAAGGATGGTGTGCATTTGCTTACTTTAGATCAGTTCATCTTGATGAAACTTTCTATGACTGGCCTTATGAGTTCAATCCATGGAGGTGGCAA GACAAAGACATGAGCAATTGTAACTTCACTCCATTTGGGGGTGGACAAAGACTATGTCCTGGTCTTGACTTGGCCAGGCTGGAAGCTTCTATATTTCTACACCATCTTGTTACCCAATTCAG GTGGGTGGCCGAGGAAGATACAATTGTTAATTTCCCAACAGTAAGAATGAAGAGAAGGATGCCAGTTTGGGTCACAaggacatcatcatcatcatga
- the LOC120009819 gene encoding uncharacterized protein LOC120009819 has translation MISHLLLADDCLLFYRGNTEEAINIMETLKLFSDSSGQCLNQENVLVVLGMNRFTENSSYLGMLVLASKNRRQVFSFLKECMWSKIKGWKEKTLSQTGRGVLVKSVLQAIPTYTMTSTS, from the coding sequence ATGATCTCCCACCTCCTCCTTGCGGATGATTGCTTATTATTTTACAGAGGGAACACGGAGGAGGCTATTAACATTATGGAGACCCTTAAACTTTTTAGCGACAGCTCTGGCCAGTGCCTTAATCAAGAAAATGTGCTAGTTGTGCTGGGCATGAACCGGTTTACTGAAAATTCATCTTATCTCGGTATGTTGGTTCTCGCATCAAAGAATCGTAGACAAGTGTTTAGCTTCCTCAAGGAATGCATGTGGTCAAAAATTAAAGGTTGGAAGGAGAAGACCTTATCCCAAACAGGGAGGGGTGTTCTGGTAAAATCAGTACTACAGGCGATCCCTACTTACACGATGACTTCAACCAGTTAG
- the LOC120009837 gene encoding zinc finger MYM-type protein 1-like, with the protein MIPRKYKSGFEKRKQKKREEELVRSLAGSLDRFLPSKQRGGSTSNVEEETNPSVLSDKEEEPVGDKEEEIRVGDDGDQYEEEEILPIGDKEFGPLNIYDPGNWDNINQKFRDLLIEKGPIRILDIDFGVDHLGRHFSSNHYERVLLNGEKQDRKWLVYSVSKDKVFCFCCKLFKQDHNTSRMTTDGFNDWKHLSERLRAHETSSEHLVCMTKWIELQVRLRKLETIDKSVQEQIDREKEHWKQVLKRIIALVKTLARNNLAFRGHREKLYEGRNGNFLGFIEMIADHEEQMSLILRCVDVSGEPIKVEEFFIQFLEVDDTSGLGLFNVLKDILNTLDLDVGDIRGQGYDNGSNMKGKHKGVQNRLLMENPRAFYTPCGCHSLNLVLCDMGNSCERAISFFGVVQRIYSLFASSTKRWNVLMSYVGNLTLKPFSQTRWESRVESVKAIRYQTSQVRDALIDLVNTSEDPKTKSEAQSLATNEIESFEFLISLIIWYNLLFAVNTISKTLQAEDMDIKIAVEKLRGLILFFEQYREIGFVEAIIEAKEIASAMDIEPVFKTKRLIRRKRQFDETNNEDLIHSVEESFRVDYFLYIVDKSISSFRSRFEQLQLYGETFGFLFDLKKLHSIDNESLISYCTKLENFLKCDNLYDIDARDLALELKVLCNTLPEEVKKPIEILNHLQMLDGGFPNTWIAYRILLTIPVTVASAERSFSKLKLIKSYLRSTISQERLNGLAMLSIESDLAENVDYTNILNNLLSTNQSATPVLHIIISVPKSEFGLRDLGGREEKGKRDLDFTLGHKPIDISDGLWEKLNRQACSSICSIMSDHLSEYEKILADWENLKVTIQEEDKALLLLNSLPNSYDHLVINLLLSEEGD; encoded by the exons ATGATACCTAGAAAATACAAGTCaggttttgaaaaaagaaaacaaaaaaagagagaagaagaattgGTTCGATCTTTAGCAGGATCTCTTGATAGATTTTTGCCTAGTAAACAAAGAGGTGGCTCAACATCTaatgttgaagaagaaacaaatccaTCAGTCCTGagtgataaagaagaagaaccagtaggtgataaagaagaagaaattagagtAGGTGATGATGGTGATCaatatgaggaagaagaaattctTCCAATAGGTGATAAAGAATTTGGGCCATTAAACATTTACGATCCAGGAAATTGGGATAATATTAATCAGAAGTTTAGGGACCTATTAATAGAAAAAGGTCCAATTAGaattcttgatattgattttggtGTTGATCACCTTGGTAGGCATTTTTCATCTAATCATTATGAACGAGTGTTATTGAATGGAGAGAAACAAGATAGGAAATGGCTTGTATATTCTGTTTCTAAGGACAaagtgttttgcttttgttgtaaGTTATTCAAACAAGATCATAACACTTCCCGAATGACAACGGATGGATTTAATGATTGGAAACATCTTAGTGAACGACTTAGAGCTCATGAAACTAGTAGTGAACACCTAGTTTGCATGACCAAATGGATAGAATTGCAAGTTAGGTTGAGAAAACTTGAAACAATTGATAAGAGTGTACAAGAACAAATAGATAGGGAGAAAGAGCATTGGAAACAAGTATTAAAAAGAATAATAGCCCTTGTAAAAACTCTTGCAAGAAACAATTTAGCATTTCGTGGTCATAGGGAAAAGCTTTATGAAGGGAGAAATGGAAACTTTTTAGGTTTTATTGAGATGATTGCAGA tcatgaagaacaaatgtcTCTTATATTGCGATGTGTGGATGTTTCCGGTGAACCAATAAAAGTGGAGgaattttttatacaatttttagAGGTAGATGATACATCGGGGCTAGGACTTTTTAATGTGCtcaaagatattttaaataccCTTGATCTTGATGTTGGTGACATAAGAGGGCAAGGATATGATAATGGATCAAAtatgaaaggaaaacacaaagGTGTTCAAAATAGGTTGCTTATGGAGAATCCTAGAGCATTTTACACACCTTGTGGTTGTCATAGTCTTAATCTTGTACTTTGTGATATGGGTAACTCTTGTGAAAGAGCCATATCTTTTTTTGGAGTTGTTCAGCGCATATATTCATTGTTTGCATCGTCTACAAAACGGTGGAATGTTTTGATGTCTTATGTTGGAAATCTAACACTTAAGCCTTTTTCTCAAACACGTTGGGAAAGTCGTGTTGAGAGTGTTAAAGCAATACGATATCAAACTTCACAAGTTAGAGATGCTTTAATTGACTTAGTTAATACTAGTGAAGATCCAAAGACAAAGAGTGAAGCCCAATCCTTAGCAACAAATGAAATTGAGAGTTTTGAGTTCTTGATTAGCTTGATAATAtggtataatttattatttgctgTAAATACCATTAGTAAAACCCTTCAAGCTGAAGATATGGATATTAAGATTGCCGTAGAAAAGCTAAGAGGACTCATCTTATTTTTTGAACAATATAGAGAGATAGGATTTGTGGAAGCCATAATTGAAGCTAAAGAAATAGCTAGTGCAATGGATATTGAAcctgtttttaaaacaaaacgACTAATTCGAAGAAAAAGACAATTTGATGAAACTAACAATGAAGATTTAATACATTCAGTTGAGGAGTCATTTAGAGTTGATTACTTTCTATACATAGTGGATAAATCTATTTCTTCTTTTAGAAGTAGGTTTGAACAACTTCaattatatggagagacttttggatttttgtttgatttgaagaaGTTACATTCTATTGATAATGAAAGTTTGATATCGTATTGCACTAaacttgagaattttttgaaGTGTGATAATCTTTATGATATTGATGCAAGAGATTTAGCTTTAGAATTAAAAGTTTTGTGTAACACCTTGCCTGAAGAAGTAAAAAAACCTATtgaaatattaaatcatttgcaaATGCTTGATGGTGGTTTTCCAAATACATGGATTGCATATAGAATATTGTTAACTATTCCGGTAACGGTAGCCTCCGcagagagaagtttttcaaagttgaaattgataaaatcatatCTTCGGTCCACCATATCGCaagaaaggttaaatgggttagcTATGTTGTCTATTGAGAGTGATTTGGCGGAAAATGTTGATTATACTAAt ATCCTGAACAATTTGCTATCAACCAACCAATCAGCTACTCCTGTTCTACACATCATCATCAGTGTCCCTAAGAGTGAGTTTGGactgagggatttggggggaagggaagagaagggaaaaaga GATCTAGATTTTACACTGGGTCACAAACCTATTGATATTTCGGATGGTCTTTGGGAGAAGTTGAATAGGCAGGCATGTAGCTCTATTT GTAGCATTATGTCAGATCACTTGAGTGAGTATGAGAAGATATTGGCTGATTGGGAGAACTTGAAAGTCACAATCCAAGAGGAGGATAAAGCTCTACTACTCTTGAATTCCTTGCCAAACTCTTATGACCACTTAGTCATTAATCTTCTTTTATCGGAAGAGGGAGATTAA